From Mytilus edulis chromosome 8, xbMytEdul2.2, whole genome shotgun sequence, one genomic window encodes:
- the LOC139484982 gene encoding FHF complex subunit HOOK-interacting protein 1A-like isoform X5 — protein sequence MSWFKRGRNDSKLSSKSGSSDSLLDGRPRSETDPQTCLEVFKNHWSQAVGIINKGQIQDKGQQAIDEVDTVFQNFEQMLTLLENEEGLDDNGQGMPGPILHYLLENQIFEKVSVWCQSQTEQTDKIILEQLRLYEQLISQSHQILLIHKAVIQPLLRLLSFCEETQNSAEIEVRLVLVLHQICVCISQQTLILESFFNTNANHGPARFLIFSLLIPFIHRERRIGQQARDALLLIMSLSSKHPHIGQYIAEHSDFCPVLATGLSGLYSSLPRKLPNTSEDWSCITQKDITATPELQMFLNSLEFCNAVVQISDPQVRCQLIQYIYDGFLVPVLGPALHQDVSGLPLPLLDSPMFLNSREEVIAATAYLELFLRKITEPALTRAFIRFILTEQNDEIIILDSLTTRINSSSRLLCSASLSLFKTLVDLNCEDVMFEIIFKHLIPCSHVMVSQRRAVKDLDLYSKSSERFLSLRPSCLVTGSQDIHKIPDIDVDRSNNLKITVNRPKRGLGSFLLARKQELEHQKVRSRSNSFENSKSNFTTNSIGGKLEQYDSNYIDYLSEAKLLLENCSKACTVWTYPYNGDIPPHEVFQEIMSPECSKKWLSDSDVSTVISEQTANLKTCDTSFSDINSLHTENSQVSSGNEDSKASTNLSGADEVFASDSSVAYSTIPEVSDVLRNIDWTSLDDPNSPVEDVSEFIDYLKEVGTPPEEDPSIQTSIQSLSSVFSSLRSLSSSRTSTPCTSKCNFSKTDDISVSSSLSLEKSSETVLNSDQELKSTSDPKVKFEGGDATTFEVIDSVNQAESSHNKSQDSETGSESRSAENKSENKSNQQNDTSYIEITMSSLPHGKSLPNDMATLHNGTTSPCSDASTDGSTKRSVSFSLPTTSMQSSVSKVPSGAGLSNTPGIGYSISKTKGRPLFIYNTKL from the exons ATGTCTTGGTTTAAAAGAGGAAGAAACGATTCAAAACTTTCCAGTAAGTCTGGTAGCAGTGATAGCTTGCTTGATGGTCGGCCACGATCAGAAACAGACCCGCAGACATGCTTGGAAGTTTTCAAAAACCACTGGAGTCAAGCTGTCGGAATTATAAACAAGGGTCAGATACAAGATAAAGGACAACAGGCAATTGATGAGGTTGATActgtttttcaaaactttgaGCAGATGTTGACACTACTAGAAAATGAGGAAGGCCTGGACGACAATGGTCAAGGAATGCCAGGACCAATACTTCATTACTTGTTAGAGAATCAGATATTTGAGAAAGTATCTGTATGGTGTCAAAGTCAAACAGAACAGACAGACAAAATTATATTGGAACAGTTACGACTTTATGAACAATTGATTAGTCAGTCCCATCAAATTCTTTTAATTCATAAAGCTGTAATTCAACCATTATTAAGACTTTTATCGTTTTGTGAAGAGACTCAAAACTCCGCCGAAATTGAAGTTAGACTTGTTCTCGTTTTGCATCAAATTTGTGTGTGCATATCACAACAAACTTTAATTTTAGAAAGCTTCTTCAACACAAATGCTAACCATGGACCAGCACGTTTCCtgattttttcattgttgatACCATTTATTCATCGAGAAAGACGGATTGGACAGCAGGCTAGAGATGCTTTATTATTGATTATGTCCCTTTCATCAAAACATCCTCATATTGGGCAGTACATAGCAGAACACTCAGACTTTTGTCCT GTATTAGCTACTGGTTTAAGTGGATTGTATTCGTCATTGCCAAGAAAGCTACCAAACACGTCCGAGGACTGGTCATGTATCACTCAGAAAGACATTACAGCTACACCAGAATTACAGATGTTCCTTAACTCATTAGAATTTTGTAATGCAGTAGTACAG atctctgACCCTCAAGTTCGATGTCAGTTGATACAGTATATATATGATGGATTCCTGGTACCTGTGTTAGGACCTGCATTACACCAG GATGTATCAGGACTTCCACTACCTCTGCTAGATTCACCAATGTTTTTG AATTCTAGAGAGGAAGTGATAGCAGCTACAGCCTATTTAGAATTGTTCCTCAGGAAGATCACAGAGCCTGCCTTAACTAGAGCTTTTATACGCTTTATACTGACAGAACAGAATGATGAGATTATTATCTTAGACTCACTCACAACAAGGATTAATAGTAGTTCTAGA TTGCTATGCTCAGCCTCCTTGTCGTTATTCAAAACTCTGGTAGATTTGAATTGTGAAGATGTCATGTTTGAAATAATATTCAA GCATCTTATTCCATGTTCTCATGTAATGGTCAGTCAGAGAAGAGCTGTCAAAGATTTAGATTTGTACAGTAAAAGTTCTGAAAGATTCCTGTCCCTCCGTCCAAGTTGTTTGGTGACTGGTTCCCAGGATATTCATAAGATACCAGATATTGATGTTGACAG ATCAAACAACCTTAAAATAACTGTAAATAGGCCAAAAAGAGGTCTTGGCAGTTTTCTCCTTGCTCGGAAACAAGAACTGGAGCATCAAAAAGTCAG GTCCCGATCAAATAGCTTTGAAAACAGCAAATCTAATTTTACAACAAACTCAATTGGAGGCAAACTAGAGCAGTATGATTCTAACTACATAGATTACTTATCAGAGGCAAAACTATTATTAGAAAACTGTTCCAAGGCATGCACAGTTTGGACTTACCCTTACAATGGAGATATCCCTCCACATGAAGTCTTCCAAGAAATTATGAGTCCGGAGTGTAGTAAAAAATGGTTATCAGATTCAGATGTTAGTACTGTAATAAGTGAACAAACAGCAAACCTTAAAACTTGTGATACGTCATTTAGTGATATTAATAGTTTACATACAGAAAATAGTCAGGTTAGTTCAGGCAATGAAGATTCTAAGGCTTCAACAAACCTTTCTGGTGCTGATGAGGTTTTTGCAAGTGATAGTTCCGTAGCGTATTCAACAATTCCTGAGGTTTCGGATGTATTACGGAATATAGATTGGACATCATTAGATGACCCCAATTCACCTGTAGAAGATGTCAGTGAATTTATTGATTATTTGAAGGAGGTTGGCACCCCCCCTGAGGAAGACCCTTCAATACAAACAAGTATTCAGTCTTTAAGTTCTGTATTTAGTTCTTTACGTTCTTTATCAAGTTCACGGACGTCTACACCATGTACATCCAAATGTAATTTTAGTAAAACTGATGATATTAGTGTATCAAGCAGTCTTTCATTGGAAAAATCTAGCGAAACTGTTCTTAATTCAGATCAAGAATTAAAATCAACTAGTGATCCAAAAGTAAAATTTGAAGGTGGAGATGCAACTACTTTTGAAGTAATTGATTCTGTGAATCAGGCAGAGTCAAGTCACAACAAGAGTCAAGATTCAGAAACGGGAAGTGAATCACGGTCCGCagaaaataaatcagaaaataaatcaAACCAACAGAATGATACCAGTTACATAGAAATTACCATGTCATCACTACCACATGGAAAATCATTACCAAATGACATGGCGACATTACATAACGGAACAACATCTCCGTGTAGCGATGCAAGTACTGATGGTTCAACAAAGAGAAGTGTTAGCTTTTCATTACCAACAACGTCTATGCAAAGTTCTGTTTCCAAAGTGCCTTCTGGTGCAGGGTTATCCAATACACCAGGTATAG
- the LOC139484982 gene encoding FHF complex subunit HOOK-interacting protein 1A-like isoform X6: MSWFKRGRNDSKLSSKSGSSDSLLDGRPRSETDPQTCLEVFKNHWSQAVGIINKGQIQDKGQQAIDEVDTVFQNFEQMLTLLENEEGLDDNGQGMPGPILHYLLENQIFEKVSVWCQSQTEQTDKIILEQLRLYEQLISQSHQILLIHKAVIQPLLRLLSFCEETQNSAEIEVRLVLVLHQICVCISQQTLILESFFNTNANHGPARFLIFSLLIPFIHRERRIGQQARDALLLIMSLSSKHPHIGQYIAEHSDFCPVLATGLSGLYSSLPRKLPNTSEDWSCITQKDITATPELQMFLNSLEFCNAVVQISDPQVRCQLIQYIYDGFLVPVLGPALHQNSREEVIAATAYLELFLRKITEPALTRAFIRFILTEQNDEIIILDSLTTRINSSSRLLCSASLSLFKTLVDLNCEDVMFEIIFKHLIPCSHVMVSQRRAVKDLDLYSKSSERFLSLRPSCLVTGSQDIHKIPDIDVDRSNNLKITVNRPKRGLGSFLLARKQELEHQKVRSRSNSFENSKSNFTTNSIGGKLEQYDSNYIDYLSEAKLLLENCSKACTVWTYPYNGDIPPHEVFQEIMSPECSKKWLSDSDVSTVISEQTANLKTCDTSFSDINSLHTENSQVSSGNEDSKASTNLSGADEVFASDSSVAYSTIPEVSDVLRNIDWTSLDDPNSPVEDVSEFIDYLKEVGTPPEEDPSIQTSIQSLSSVFSSLRSLSSSRTSTPCTSKCNFSKTDDISVSSSLSLEKSSETVLNSDQELKSTSDPKVKFEGGDATTFEVIDSVNQAESSHNKSQDSETGSESRSAENKSENKSNQQNDTSYIEITMSSLPHGKSLPNDMATLHNGTTSPCSDASTDGSTKRSVSFSLPTTSMQSSVSKVPSGAGLSNTPGIGYSISKTKGRPLFIYNTKL, translated from the exons ATGTCTTGGTTTAAAAGAGGAAGAAACGATTCAAAACTTTCCAGTAAGTCTGGTAGCAGTGATAGCTTGCTTGATGGTCGGCCACGATCAGAAACAGACCCGCAGACATGCTTGGAAGTTTTCAAAAACCACTGGAGTCAAGCTGTCGGAATTATAAACAAGGGTCAGATACAAGATAAAGGACAACAGGCAATTGATGAGGTTGATActgtttttcaaaactttgaGCAGATGTTGACACTACTAGAAAATGAGGAAGGCCTGGACGACAATGGTCAAGGAATGCCAGGACCAATACTTCATTACTTGTTAGAGAATCAGATATTTGAGAAAGTATCTGTATGGTGTCAAAGTCAAACAGAACAGACAGACAAAATTATATTGGAACAGTTACGACTTTATGAACAATTGATTAGTCAGTCCCATCAAATTCTTTTAATTCATAAAGCTGTAATTCAACCATTATTAAGACTTTTATCGTTTTGTGAAGAGACTCAAAACTCCGCCGAAATTGAAGTTAGACTTGTTCTCGTTTTGCATCAAATTTGTGTGTGCATATCACAACAAACTTTAATTTTAGAAAGCTTCTTCAACACAAATGCTAACCATGGACCAGCACGTTTCCtgattttttcattgttgatACCATTTATTCATCGAGAAAGACGGATTGGACAGCAGGCTAGAGATGCTTTATTATTGATTATGTCCCTTTCATCAAAACATCCTCATATTGGGCAGTACATAGCAGAACACTCAGACTTTTGTCCT GTATTAGCTACTGGTTTAAGTGGATTGTATTCGTCATTGCCAAGAAAGCTACCAAACACGTCCGAGGACTGGTCATGTATCACTCAGAAAGACATTACAGCTACACCAGAATTACAGATGTTCCTTAACTCATTAGAATTTTGTAATGCAGTAGTACAG atctctgACCCTCAAGTTCGATGTCAGTTGATACAGTATATATATGATGGATTCCTGGTACCTGTGTTAGGACCTGCATTACACCAG AATTCTAGAGAGGAAGTGATAGCAGCTACAGCCTATTTAGAATTGTTCCTCAGGAAGATCACAGAGCCTGCCTTAACTAGAGCTTTTATACGCTTTATACTGACAGAACAGAATGATGAGATTATTATCTTAGACTCACTCACAACAAGGATTAATAGTAGTTCTAGA TTGCTATGCTCAGCCTCCTTGTCGTTATTCAAAACTCTGGTAGATTTGAATTGTGAAGATGTCATGTTTGAAATAATATTCAA GCATCTTATTCCATGTTCTCATGTAATGGTCAGTCAGAGAAGAGCTGTCAAAGATTTAGATTTGTACAGTAAAAGTTCTGAAAGATTCCTGTCCCTCCGTCCAAGTTGTTTGGTGACTGGTTCCCAGGATATTCATAAGATACCAGATATTGATGTTGACAG ATCAAACAACCTTAAAATAACTGTAAATAGGCCAAAAAGAGGTCTTGGCAGTTTTCTCCTTGCTCGGAAACAAGAACTGGAGCATCAAAAAGTCAG GTCCCGATCAAATAGCTTTGAAAACAGCAAATCTAATTTTACAACAAACTCAATTGGAGGCAAACTAGAGCAGTATGATTCTAACTACATAGATTACTTATCAGAGGCAAAACTATTATTAGAAAACTGTTCCAAGGCATGCACAGTTTGGACTTACCCTTACAATGGAGATATCCCTCCACATGAAGTCTTCCAAGAAATTATGAGTCCGGAGTGTAGTAAAAAATGGTTATCAGATTCAGATGTTAGTACTGTAATAAGTGAACAAACAGCAAACCTTAAAACTTGTGATACGTCATTTAGTGATATTAATAGTTTACATACAGAAAATAGTCAGGTTAGTTCAGGCAATGAAGATTCTAAGGCTTCAACAAACCTTTCTGGTGCTGATGAGGTTTTTGCAAGTGATAGTTCCGTAGCGTATTCAACAATTCCTGAGGTTTCGGATGTATTACGGAATATAGATTGGACATCATTAGATGACCCCAATTCACCTGTAGAAGATGTCAGTGAATTTATTGATTATTTGAAGGAGGTTGGCACCCCCCCTGAGGAAGACCCTTCAATACAAACAAGTATTCAGTCTTTAAGTTCTGTATTTAGTTCTTTACGTTCTTTATCAAGTTCACGGACGTCTACACCATGTACATCCAAATGTAATTTTAGTAAAACTGATGATATTAGTGTATCAAGCAGTCTTTCATTGGAAAAATCTAGCGAAACTGTTCTTAATTCAGATCAAGAATTAAAATCAACTAGTGATCCAAAAGTAAAATTTGAAGGTGGAGATGCAACTACTTTTGAAGTAATTGATTCTGTGAATCAGGCAGAGTCAAGTCACAACAAGAGTCAAGATTCAGAAACGGGAAGTGAATCACGGTCCGCagaaaataaatcagaaaataaatcaAACCAACAGAATGATACCAGTTACATAGAAATTACCATGTCATCACTACCACATGGAAAATCATTACCAAATGACATGGCGACATTACATAACGGAACAACATCTCCGTGTAGCGATGCAAGTACTGATGGTTCAACAAAGAGAAGTGTTAGCTTTTCATTACCAACAACGTCTATGCAAAGTTCTGTTTCCAAAGTGCCTTCTGGTGCAGGGTTATCCAATACACCAGGTATAG